One window of Macrococcus sp. 19Msa1099 genomic DNA carries:
- a CDS encoding carbon-nitrogen family hydrolase — translation MKCAIYQMEIIPGNPDENIAKIRKWISALDESIEIVILPEMWNTSYVLDELNELADEDGTREIRVLQEMAKVHHVHIVGGSIAVKSHGRIFNRSVVIDHDGEIVHQYDKVHLVPMLDEPKYLTAGNHIQTFTLDEIKMGVIICYDLRFPEISRKLALEGIEVLFVVAEWPASRIDAFNKLLYARAIENQVYVIACNNVGYCREEKFGGQSKVINPLGTLVETLETAEATLKVSVDLDYSKEVKSSIPVMNSRRPELY, via the coding sequence ATGAAGTGTGCAATCTATCAAATGGAGATTATTCCTGGAAATCCTGATGAAAACATTGCAAAGATAAGAAAATGGATCAGCGCACTGGATGAAAGTATAGAGATTGTCATTCTTCCTGAGATGTGGAATACTTCTTATGTGCTGGATGAATTAAATGAGCTTGCGGATGAAGATGGAACTCGCGAGATTCGTGTGTTACAAGAGATGGCGAAGGTGCATCATGTGCATATTGTCGGGGGTTCAATAGCTGTAAAGTCTCACGGCCGTATCTTCAATAGGAGTGTTGTTATTGATCACGATGGCGAAATTGTGCACCAATATGATAAAGTGCATCTCGTACCGATGCTGGATGAACCGAAATATTTAACAGCGGGGAATCATATTCAAACCTTCACATTAGACGAGATAAAGATGGGTGTTATCATCTGTTATGACCTGCGTTTCCCTGAGATTTCAAGGAAGCTTGCTTTAGAAGGTATAGAAGTCCTCTTTGTCGTCGCCGAATGGCCAGCTTCACGCATTGATGCTTTCAATAAGCTGCTCTATGCACGTGCGATTGAGAATCAGGTCTATGTTATCGCGTGTAATAATGTCGGTTACTGTAGGGAAGAAAAGTTTGGTGGACAGTCGAAAGTAATCAATCCACTTGGCACGTTAGTAGAAACACTTGAAACAGCAGAGGCAACGTTAAAGGTATCTGTTGACCTGGATTATAGTAAAGAAGTGAAGTCGTCTATACCAGTGATGAACTCAAGACGTCCGGAACTATATTAA
- a CDS encoding nuclease-related domain-containing protein, translated as MILQHRKMDNKLVYKLQIARRTQVSNNKLKELEYSLRGYFGEVAFDKLSDKSLNKGITLRNLNYIVNNKTFQIDSLILMNGDLYIFEVKDFTSDLYYVDGQYYYADQSPCERINNQMERTPKLFTLLLKNSQLHYNFHYYHAFINPTHKVYGYHATDKILEQARICKFISENSQMPVGAYDIECCEKLLSLQDTSDPFNFRTPHNFHNFKKGVLCECMKSFYTKHSNRKYKCSSCNKIIDCDHLLDSAIQEIKLIFPDERITTHILKAWTKGLVSREKIRLFLNKRYRRHQLGSIIYYE; from the coding sequence ATGATATTACAACATCGCAAAATGGATAACAAACTTGTCTACAAATTACAGATTGCTCGTCGAACTCAAGTTAGCAACAATAAACTTAAAGAATTAGAATATAGCCTTAGAGGTTATTTTGGTGAAGTGGCGTTTGATAAATTATCGGATAAATCCTTGAATAAGGGCATCACATTAAGGAACTTGAATTACATTGTCAACAATAAAACATTTCAGATAGACAGCTTAATTTTAATGAATGGTGATTTATATATATTTGAAGTTAAAGATTTTACATCAGATTTATACTATGTTGATGGACAATATTATTATGCAGATCAATCACCTTGTGAGCGAATCAATAACCAGATGGAACGAACACCTAAATTATTTACTCTCCTTTTAAAAAATTCTCAACTGCATTATAACTTCCACTATTATCACGCTTTCATCAATCCCACACATAAAGTATATGGCTATCACGCAACAGATAAGATTTTAGAACAAGCTAGAATATGTAAATTTATTAGCGAGAACAGTCAAATGCCTGTTGGTGCATACGATATAGAGTGTTGTGAAAAACTACTAAGTTTACAAGATACTTCAGATCCCTTTAATTTCAGAACTCCTCACAACTTTCACAATTTTAAAAAAGGAGTCTTGTGCGAATGTATGAAATCATTTTACACAAAACATTCTAACAGAAAATATAAATGCTCATCGTGTAATAAAATCATTGATTGTGATCACTTATTGGATAGTGCGATTCAAGAGATTAAATTAATATTTCCTGACGAACGTATCACGACACATATATTAAAAGCGTGGACTAAAGGTTTAGTGAGTCGTGAGAAGATTCGCTTATTCTTAAACAAGCGATATAGACGTCATCAGCTAGGAAGCATCATTTATTATGAGTGA
- a CDS encoding lactonase family protein: MTKIKGLLGSYTKNDGKGIYTFEIDTDLKKITSVETGYEVGASTYIQKHGDKLYGIKKDEQGAGIQSYQIGEELTVINDLLESTDSGCHLWISRDGKYLLEAVYGSGIVRLYALDDNGAVVQLIDTHQQQGSGPNEERQDNAHTHYIQETPDGYAVAVDLGTDEVITFTFGDEGFKQVGVLDVEPGMGPRHLIFHENGKYAYLFTELSNEVVVLSYNDGKFEMKEKYSALPEDFTGHSQGAAIRMSHDQQFVYASNRGHQSIAVYKVQGEGEALELVEIISTQGDWPRDFNIDNSDKYLVCAHERDGVLSLFERDEQTGRLTLLDDSARAPEAVCVQFL; this comes from the coding sequence ATGACTAAAATTAAAGGGTTATTAGGTTCTTATACAAAAAATGATGGCAAAGGGATTTATACCTTTGAAATAGATACTGACCTGAAAAAGATTACATCAGTAGAAACAGGCTATGAAGTAGGGGCATCGACTTACATCCAAAAGCATGGTGATAAGTTATATGGCATTAAAAAAGACGAGCAAGGTGCAGGGATTCAAAGCTATCAGATCGGTGAAGAACTTACAGTAATCAATGATTTACTGGAATCTACAGACAGTGGTTGTCACTTATGGATCAGCCGTGATGGGAAGTATCTATTAGAAGCGGTGTATGGATCAGGAATAGTGAGACTTTATGCATTAGATGACAATGGAGCAGTAGTACAACTTATCGATACACATCAGCAGCAAGGTAGTGGACCGAACGAAGAACGTCAAGATAATGCACATACGCACTATATTCAGGAAACACCGGATGGATATGCAGTTGCTGTAGATTTAGGAACAGACGAAGTGATTACATTTACGTTCGGTGATGAAGGATTTAAGCAAGTCGGCGTATTAGATGTAGAACCGGGCATGGGGCCAAGACATTTAATCTTCCATGAGAACGGGAAGTATGCGTACTTATTCACTGAGTTAAGCAATGAAGTTGTGGTGTTGTCTTATAATGACGGCAAGTTTGAAATGAAAGAGAAATATTCGGCGTTACCTGAAGACTTTACAGGCCACTCACAAGGTGCAGCAATAAGAATGAGCCACGATCAGCAATTTGTTTACGCATCAAACCGCGGACATCAGTCTATTGCAGTGTATAAAGTACAAGGTGAAGGTGAAGCGCTAGAACTGGTTGAAATTATATCTACACAAGGCGATTGGCCACGTGACTTCAATATTGATAACAGCGATAAATATTTAGTATGTGCACATGAAAGAGACGGTGTGTTAAGTTTGTTCGAGCGTGACGAGCAGACAGGACGCTTAACATTATTGGATGATAGTGCACGTGCACCAGAAGCAGTATGCGTGCAATTTTTATAA
- a CDS encoding aminotransferase class V-fold PLP-dependent enzyme — protein MIHTHSQKVLHSIDKGKHNVTPLFTALKEYEAQNVTSFDVPGHKRGIDSDYALNYYGMRTLRHDVNSMPTLDNFDHPTSVIHDAQALMADLFLADEAHFLLNGTTSGIQAMILSALKPKDKLLLPRNVHKSVLNAMALADVTPVYMVPEFDTEYGIAHNISVDTVRKTIAAHPDAKALFIMNPTYFGAVSDLKEIVFIAHSAGIPVLVDEAHGAHYRFSEHLPLSSMEAGADMAATSLHKTGGSFTQTSALLFNSQLIDKHKVKSIINMLTSTSASFLLMSSLDIARQHLALHGAEKINNVLSLVQSFRERINKIPGFYMLEPEKFSNKYQQQLDETKLTIYIDHRLDLSGFEVYHTLRSVYDIQMELAEPNIVMGIVSFMDNEAELNKLYDALAHISIKHFNPDKPFVPPILKQMSIPMQKMGLRDVFYSETRVVQIEDALNEICAESLMIYPPGIPILMAGEMITQEVIDYWKFINDQPIIKIGAENKNEVFIIDHKGDT, from the coding sequence ATGATTCATACACATTCCCAAAAGGTTTTACACAGTATCGACAAAGGCAAACATAACGTTACGCCTTTATTTACTGCCTTAAAAGAATATGAAGCACAAAACGTCACAAGCTTTGATGTACCTGGTCATAAGCGTGGCATCGATTCTGATTATGCACTCAACTATTATGGCATGCGCACCTTACGTCATGACGTGAATTCTATGCCGACTTTAGATAACTTTGATCATCCGACAAGCGTGATACATGATGCGCAAGCCTTAATGGCTGATCTGTTTCTAGCAGATGAAGCACACTTTTTATTAAATGGTACAACGTCTGGCATTCAGGCGATGATTCTGTCAGCACTCAAACCCAAAGATAAATTGCTACTTCCTAGAAACGTTCATAAATCTGTGCTGAATGCGATGGCACTTGCTGATGTCACACCTGTATATATGGTGCCTGAGTTCGATACAGAATACGGGATTGCACACAACATCAGTGTTGATACAGTACGCAAAACGATTGCTGCGCATCCTGATGCAAAGGCACTATTCATTATGAATCCGACTTATTTCGGTGCAGTAAGCGACTTGAAGGAGATTGTCTTTATTGCGCATAGCGCTGGGATACCTGTTCTTGTGGATGAGGCACATGGCGCACATTACCGCTTCTCAGAACACTTACCATTGTCCAGTATGGAAGCTGGTGCAGATATGGCAGCAACGAGCTTACATAAGACAGGCGGTTCGTTCACTCAGACGAGCGCATTATTATTTAACAGCCAGCTGATTGATAAGCATAAAGTAAAGAGCATCATCAATATGCTGACGTCAACATCGGCGTCATTCCTGCTCATGTCATCACTTGATATTGCACGTCAGCATTTAGCGCTGCACGGTGCAGAGAAGATCAACAATGTATTGTCACTTGTTCAGTCATTCAGAGAAAGAATCAATAAAATTCCCGGATTCTACATGTTAGAACCAGAGAAATTTAGCAACAAATATCAGCAGCAGTTAGACGAAACTAAACTCACAATCTATATTGATCATCGTCTTGATTTATCAGGTTTTGAAGTGTATCACACGCTGCGTAGCGTTTACGATATTCAGATGGAACTTGCAGAACCTAATATAGTGATGGGGATTGTTTCATTTATGGATAATGAAGCTGAACTCAATAAGCTCTATGATGCACTCGCACACATCAGCATTAAACACTTTAATCCTGACAAACCTTTCGTTCCACCGATTCTGAAGCAGATGTCGATTCCGATGCAGAAGATGGGTTTAAGAGATGTCTTCTATTCAGAGACTAGAGTTGTCCAGATTGAAGATGCCCTTAATGAAATATGTGCAGAAAGTTTAATGATCTATCCACCAGGTATTCCAATCCTGATGGCCGGTGAAATGATTACCCAGGAAGTCATCGACTACTGGAAATTTATTAACGATCAGCCCATCATCAAGATTGGCGCAGAAAACAAAAATGAAGTATTTATAATTGATCATAAGGGAGATACTTAA
- the speD gene encoding adenosylmethionine decarboxylase, with translation MKLTTLGRHVLIEYYNCDKDILKDHDKVEAIMNEAARVSGATIVESCFHTFNPYGVSGAVIISESHLTIHTWPEYGYASVDVFTCGDTVDPWRAEDYLQKALKAELSDSYEIGRGMADKIHKYSNGEIVVESFKPVEVAAK, from the coding sequence ATGAAGTTAACAACACTTGGAAGACACGTTTTAATCGAATACTATAACTGTGACAAAGATATTTTAAAAGACCATGATAAGGTAGAAGCAATCATGAATGAAGCTGCCCGCGTAAGTGGTGCGACAATCGTTGAAAGCTGTTTCCATACATTCAATCCGTACGGTGTAAGTGGTGCTGTTATCATCTCAGAGTCACATTTAACAATTCATACATGGCCTGAATATGGCTATGCATCAGTTGATGTATTCACTTGCGGAGATACAGTTGACCCTTGGCGTGCTGAAGATTATCTCCAAAAAGCATTGAAAGCTGAACTTTCAGATTCATATGAAATCGGTCGTGGTATGGCTGATAAGATCCACAAATATTCTAATGGTGAAATCGTCGTAGAATCATTCAAACCTGTGGAAGTAGCAGCTAAATAA
- the speE gene encoding polyamine aminopropyltransferase encodes MLDLWYTENHTDNVKFSIKTTEHILTEKTPFQQIDFFKSEEFGTFFTLDGLMMVNEKDEFVYHDMITHVAMATNPNIKKVLVIGGGDGGTVRELTRYASIEQIDMVEIDERVVRLSQEYLPITAGKLSDPRVTLLFEDGLAYVKNKEDGYYDLILVDSTDPIGPGEGLFSHDFYNNCFRVLTDDGILINQHESPYYPSYAHEMKRAHSKIKGLFPITRVYQFHMPTYPSGHWLFGFASKKFDPLKDADLDAWNKLGLKTKYYNTDIHTGAFALPTFVKEMLDDATE; translated from the coding sequence ATGTTAGACTTATGGTATACAGAGAATCACACGGATAACGTAAAATTTTCTATTAAAACAACGGAACATATCTTAACCGAAAAAACACCATTCCAGCAAATTGATTTCTTCAAGTCTGAAGAATTTGGTACGTTCTTTACTTTAGATGGTTTAATGATGGTTAACGAAAAAGATGAATTCGTGTATCACGATATGATTACGCATGTTGCTATGGCAACAAACCCTAATATTAAGAAAGTACTCGTTATCGGTGGTGGTGATGGGGGTACTGTACGTGAGTTAACACGTTATGCATCAATCGAACAAATTGATATGGTAGAAATTGATGAGCGCGTTGTACGTTTATCTCAAGAATATCTTCCGATTACAGCAGGAAAGCTCTCAGATCCACGTGTTACTTTATTATTCGAAGACGGTTTGGCATACGTGAAGAACAAAGAAGATGGTTACTATGACCTTATCTTAGTAGACTCTACTGACCCAATCGGTCCTGGTGAAGGGTTATTCTCACATGATTTCTATAACAACTGTTTCCGTGTGTTAACAGATGACGGTATATTAATCAATCAGCATGAATCTCCTTATTATCCAAGCTACGCACATGAAATGAAGCGTGCACACTCTAAAATCAAAGGATTATTCCCGATTACGCGTGTGTATCAGTTCCATATGCCGACTTATCCATCAGGACACTGGTTATTTGGATTTGCTTCTAAGAAATTCGACCCATTAAAAGATGCCGACTTAGATGCATGGAACAAACTTGGCTTAAAAACT